A window of Bacteroidota bacterium contains these coding sequences:
- a CDS encoding T9SS type A sorting domain-containing protein — protein sequence MNLTNILIIFKISASLFVSLVGIDLAVAQNWNGNSYKFSSADTVFTVGNLSTIDASGNLFLAGQSRCIATAANGQPCIRKISSTGVFQKQIYLGYSTSPFDDVIRDIKVYNNSLYVVMDGQYNFPPGDHDILVYKYDLNLNLKWSFTYNSVGDLEDRGVKIIRGNAGSLLVLGNSADSICVLKLDSASGSLLKRRNFRNSSLDDSNTGVDIRYLNNATYVAGTTDLGPFQGSTVLLKLDNNLNFVFTVIKHASFFGAIVQRDVVTTLQLDAAGNCFIAGHVFSKAAAPKARPFLLKYSSTGVFQYLKRYGYDNNECFDFFVESTGNLIMYTNKNRYLRISAATGLVTLGATVLSSINFQVADVAKGADDNLYVYGKMSYMQNFNGSPFEYKGVQVTGISTAGVTSVIYQENYQTPFRLDLTYTPKRISVRNSNQVYFSMDVDDLSLLPNEFFVKYGCRQFTPARLPFETAENNASSLIVYPNPAQSIINVTWPTIVAQGTLQIFDLQGKLVITKNIEDALQNEINIQNMHSGTYIIKMISSNIVTTDKFVKL from the coding sequence ATGAATCTTACAAATATTTTAATCATTTTTAAGATCTCGGCAAGCCTATTTGTTTCATTAGTCGGCATCGACCTGGCAGTGGCGCAAAACTGGAATGGCAATTCTTACAAATTCAGCTCAGCCGACACGGTTTTTACTGTGGGTAATTTATCTACCATCGATGCATCGGGCAATCTTTTTCTGGCCGGGCAATCTAGGTGTATAGCAACCGCAGCAAACGGACAGCCTTGTATTCGGAAAATCTCATCGACCGGAGTATTTCAAAAGCAAATTTATCTGGGATACAGCACTAGTCCTTTTGATGATGTAATTCGAGATATTAAGGTGTACAACAATTCACTCTATGTAGTAATGGACGGTCAGTATAATTTTCCTCCGGGCGATCATGATATTTTGGTTTACAAGTATGACCTGAACTTGAATTTGAAATGGTCGTTTACATACAATAGCGTTGGCGACCTCGAAGATAGGGGTGTAAAAATAATAAGGGGAAATGCAGGTAGTCTGTTAGTTTTGGGAAATAGTGCCGATTCAATATGTGTGCTTAAATTAGATTCTGCATCAGGTAGTCTTCTGAAGCGAAGGAATTTTAGAAATTCCAGTTTGGATGATAGCAATACAGGTGTCGATATTCGCTATTTGAATAATGCGACTTATGTGGCAGGCACCACCGATTTGGGGCCGTTTCAAGGATCTACCGTATTATTGAAATTGGATAATAATTTGAATTTTGTATTTACTGTAATAAAGCATGCTAGTTTTTTTGGCGCTATTGTTCAACGTGATGTGGTAACAACTTTGCAATTAGATGCCGCAGGCAATTGCTTTATTGCCGGACATGTTTTTTCGAAAGCAGCCGCACCAAAAGCGCGCCCATTTTTATTGAAATATAGTTCCACGGGTGTTTTTCAGTATTTAAAAAGATATGGCTATGATAACAACGAGTGTTTTGATTTTTTTGTAGAAAGCACCGGCAATTTAATAATGTACACGAACAAAAACAGGTACCTTAGAATAAGTGCTGCCACCGGGCTTGTAACACTTGGTGCTACGGTGTTATCATCAATTAATTTTCAGGTGGCCGATGTTGCAAAAGGTGCTGATGATAACTTATATGTATATGGTAAAATGTCTTACATGCAAAATTTTAATGGTAGTCCTTTTGAATACAAAGGTGTTCAAGTTACAGGAATAAGCACTGCTGGTGTAACAAGCGTTATCTATCAGGAAAATTATCAAACTCCTTTCCGCTTAGATTTAACTTATACACCAAAACGCATATCGGTACGCAATAGCAATCAGGTATATTTTTCGATGGATGTTGATGACCTGTCGCTACTTCCTAACGAATTTTTTGTGAAGTATGGCTGCAGACAATTTACTCCTGCCCGCCTTCCGTTTGAGACTGCAGAAAATAATGCAAGTTCACTGATCGTATATCCAAATCCGGCACAAAGTATTATCAATGTTACATGGCCAACCATAGTTGCACAAGGCACGCTCCAAATATTCGACTTGCAAGGCAAACTTGTGATTACAAAAAATATTGAGGATGCTTTACAAAATGAAATCAATATTCAAAACATGCATTCAGGAACATATATAATTAAGATGATTAGCAGCAATATAGTTACAACTGATAAGTTTGTGAAATTGTAA
- a CDS encoding TonB-dependent receptor, producing MIVKTLFMFCIAISWHISTYAQHYLQGTVVDETGAPLPGAIIKLQESFENVQSAADGNFLFKNKKVGTYTVTVTILGYEPKEEIIIVPSSSKTRIQLQLKSFNTGEVLVTANRANEKSGVSYTKLNKKEIEQLNTGVDIPVMLQSLTSMVTTSDAGAGVGYTGMRIRGTDATRINVTLNGVPLNDGESQQLYWVDLPDLATSLQSIQVQRGVGTSVQGAGAFGASVNMFTKSFSEKPAVAINLSGGSFNTFKRNAQFNSGILANHFSFRGSVSKINSDGFVDRAFSNLSSMLLEGNYFSKNYSLRAVLIDGNEKTYQAWNGIPEARFNNDTMAMLEFINRNYLDSADAYNLLNSGSTYNQFTYKNQTDNYRQTHYQLHNHFSFNSNNFLNLSFFTTTGKGFFEEYKKQELLDAYNIAPVISMQDSILNSDLIRRKWLDNIFYGTVFSFVSTAIKNTEIIAGGGLSNYIGGRFNDVQWLAFNNGTEFPYQYFSDTAKKMDANLFLKLSYTLNKFSFKTDVQWRNVDYQYTSVSGKKENPILHFINPKAAITYNYNSRNTFYASVAVANKEPSRDDFVQSSLKNAPLPENLLDFEAGYNLRLTNLLLKVNGYRMQYKNQLILNGKINDVGEYTRVNIPQSYRQGVEIEFQSNISKKLMFTGNLTLSENKIKVYQDFMDDYDISVQLENVYRNVDIAFSPNAIAFGQLTYTPIKNLSIAITSKYVGRQYLDNTSNSNRSLRPYRQEEFLVNHTINVGEKIKISVFTRCTNLLNAYYASNGYTYSYKAGGAITTENFFFPQAGRHFLFGINFRFE from the coding sequence ATGATAGTAAAAACATTGTTTATGTTTTGCATTGCAATTAGTTGGCATATAAGCACCTATGCACAGCACTATTTGCAGGGTACCGTGGTCGATGAAACTGGGGCTCCCCTTCCGGGTGCCATTATTAAATTGCAGGAAAGTTTCGAAAATGTCCAAAGTGCTGCTGACGGAAATTTTTTATTTAAAAATAAAAAAGTTGGAACGTATACTGTTACAGTAACAATTCTTGGCTATGAACCAAAAGAAGAAATTATTATAGTTCCATCATCGTCAAAAACACGTATTCAATTGCAATTAAAATCATTTAATACAGGCGAAGTGCTGGTTACCGCAAACAGGGCAAACGAAAAATCGGGTGTTAGTTATACCAAGCTCAACAAAAAAGAAATAGAACAACTGAATACCGGTGTTGATATTCCTGTCATGCTACAATCGCTAACCTCTATGGTAACAACCAGCGATGCAGGAGCCGGTGTAGGTTATACTGGAATGCGTATTCGAGGTACTGATGCTACCCGCATCAATGTTACCTTAAACGGAGTACCCTTAAACGATGGCGAGTCTCAACAATTGTATTGGGTAGATTTACCTGACCTTGCAACATCGTTGCAAAGCATACAGGTACAACGTGGTGTTGGCACTTCGGTGCAGGGCGCGGGAGCCTTTGGAGCAAGCGTCAACATGTTTACCAAATCGTTTTCAGAAAAGCCTGCTGTTGCAATTAATCTTTCAGGAGGTAGTTTCAATACATTCAAACGCAATGCGCAATTCAACAGCGGCATTCTTGCTAATCATTTTAGCTTTCGTGGTAGTGTTTCAAAAATAAACTCCGATGGATTTGTAGATCGCGCCTTTTCAAATTTGTCGTCCATGCTTTTGGAAGGAAATTACTTTAGTAAAAATTATTCGCTACGCGCGGTACTAATTGATGGTAACGAAAAAACCTACCAAGCATGGAATGGAATTCCGGAAGCACGATTTAATAACGATACCATGGCAATGCTTGAGTTTATTAATCGCAACTATCTTGACAGTGCTGATGCTTACAATCTTTTAAACAGTGGAAGCACCTACAACCAGTTTACCTATAAAAATCAAACGGACAACTATCGTCAAACACATTATCAACTGCACAATCATTTTAGTTTTAATTCAAATAATTTCCTCAACCTTTCTTTTTTTACAACTACCGGAAAAGGATTTTTCGAAGAATATAAAAAGCAAGAATTGCTTGATGCTTATAACATTGCTCCGGTTATTTCTATGCAAGATTCTATTTTAAATTCTGACTTAATCAGAAGAAAATGGTTAGACAATATTTTTTATGGTACGGTCTTCTCCTTTGTTTCAACAGCTATCAAAAATACTGAAATCATTGCAGGAGGTGGACTTAGCAATTATATCGGGGGCAGATTTAATGATGTTCAATGGCTTGCTTTTAATAATGGAACAGAATTTCCGTATCAATATTTTTCAGATACCGCTAAGAAAATGGATGCCAATTTATTTCTCAAGTTAAGTTATACATTAAATAAATTTTCGTTCAAGACCGATGTGCAATGGCGCAACGTTGATTATCAATATACTTCGGTTAGTGGAAAAAAAGAAAATCCTATCCTTCATTTTATAAATCCTAAAGCGGCCATTACTTACAACTACAATTCGCGAAACACATTTTATGCAAGTGTTGCGGTAGCAAACAAAGAACCATCGCGTGATGATTTTGTTCAAAGCAGTTTGAAAAATGCACCCTTACCCGAAAATTTACTTGACTTTGAAGCGGGATATAATCTTCGCCTTACCAACTTGCTGCTTAAGGTAAATGGATATCGCATGCAATACAAAAACCAACTTATACTAAACGGAAAAATTAATGATGTCGGTGAATATACACGTGTCAACATTCCTCAGAGTTATCGGCAAGGTGTAGAAATAGAATTTCAATCAAACATATCTAAGAAATTAATGTTTACCGGAAATCTTACTTTATCTGAAAATAAAATAAAAGTATATCAGGACTTTATGGATGATTATGATATTAGTGTACAGTTAGAAAACGTATACCGTAATGTTGACATTGCCTTTTCGCCAAATGCTATCGCATTTGGTCAACTCACCTATACACCGATAAAAAATCTTTCTATTGCCATTACTTCAAAATATGTTGGCAGGCAATACCTTGACAATACAAGCAATAGCAACCGAAGCCTTCGCCCATATCGTCAGGAAGAGTTTTTAGTAAATCATACTATAAATGTTGGGGAAAAAATTAAGATTAGCGTATTCACACGTTGCACCAACCTCCTCAATGCGTACTATGCCAGCAATGGCTATACCTATTCGTACAAAGCTGGAGGTGCTATCACTACAGAGAATTTTTTCTTTCCACAAGCAGGGAGGCACTTCTTATTTGGAATAAATTTCCGGTTTGAGTAA
- a CDS encoding T9SS type A sorting domain-containing protein: protein MFSAGVTTVHGFYYSIIDMSQDSGRGAVIQKNVPLQGTNFIASDGLAAVQHGNGRDWWVVVREWTQPPYDSAFYFYLVTPDSVYLHHEQHIGEAIVDNATTVQFSKDGSKLICMERRGLLTVFDFNRCNGELSNELRIENPVANQVDSFPWFFDLEISASNRYLYLSQLHNDYDSLNHVIQYDLQAANVQASKDTIADITNLAYAGLLELAPNNKIYLSCWYNPVGTFMYPFPDSVHNYINENLSVINEPDSDNCNFTPFSFYLGGKRTYYGLPNNPNYELGRLYGSPCDTLQWTNLTPALSKGEGVIQITYISAWEKLFINASGLKGKNVTVSIYDGRGVLVRAQNFVPLHNGYATVDVDCSGWASGMYVVYLETDKERLSKKFIKE, encoded by the coding sequence ATGTTTAGTGCTGGAGTTACTACGGTTCACGGTTTTTACTATTCAATAATTGACATGAGCCAAGATAGCGGGCGTGGTGCTGTCATTCAAAAAAATGTACCCTTGCAAGGCACTAACTTTATAGCATCGGATGGCTTAGCGGCAGTGCAACATGGCAATGGCAGAGATTGGTGGGTGGTGGTAAGAGAATGGACTCAACCACCTTATGATAGTGCTTTTTATTTTTATTTAGTTACACCAGATAGTGTTTATTTGCACCATGAGCAACATATTGGTGAGGCTATTGTTGATAATGCAACCACTGTTCAATTTTCGAAAGATGGAAGTAAATTAATTTGCATGGAACGAAGGGGTTTATTAACTGTTTTTGATTTTAACAGATGCAATGGAGAACTAAGTAATGAATTAAGAATTGAAAATCCTGTTGCAAATCAAGTGGATAGCTTTCCATGGTTTTTCGATTTAGAAATTTCGGCCAGTAATAGGTATTTATATTTAAGTCAATTGCATAATGATTATGATTCATTAAATCATGTTATCCAATACGATTTGCAAGCTGCCAATGTGCAAGCAAGTAAAGATACAATTGCCGATATAACAAATCTTGCTTATGCTGGCTTATTAGAACTGGCGCCAAACAATAAAATTTATTTATCATGTTGGTATAACCCTGTTGGCACATTCATGTATCCATTTCCAGATAGTGTGCACAACTATATAAACGAAAACCTAAGTGTAATAAATGAGCCCGATAGTGATAATTGCAATTTTACACCATTCAGTTTTTACCTCGGTGGCAAGCGCACTTATTATGGTTTGCCTAATAATCCCAATTATGAATTGGGGCGGCTTTACGGTTCACCTTGTGATACGTTGCAGTGGACAAACCTCACCCCGGCCCTCTCCAAAGGAGAGGGAGTAATTCAAATTACTTACATATCTGCATGGGAGAAGTTGTTTATAAATGCAAGTGGATTAAAAGGGAAGAATGTAACGGTGAGTATATACGATGGGCGGGGAGTATTGGTAAGGGCACAAAATTTTGTGCCCTTACATAACGGTTACGCTACAGTGGATGTGGATTGTAGTGGTTGGGCGAGTGGGATGTATGTTGTATATTTGGAAACGGATAAGGAAAGGTTGTCGAAGAAATTTATTAAGGAGTAG
- the pheS gene encoding phenylalanine--tRNA ligase subunit alpha, with translation MQNSIEKYINEVTAFVAANTKELEEFRIQYTGKKGVLTDLFAGLKNIAPEDRKAYGQQLNALKNAIEERINYFRTQFENGESTTATDDITLPAEPNTLGSRHPLNLMRDRIIEIFSRIGFSIATGPEIDDDWHNFSALNFPEEHPARDMQDTFFISEEEKIALRTHTSSVQVRVMETQAPPIRVISPGRVYRNEAISARAHCFFHQVEGLYIDEHVSFADMKQTLLYFAQEMFGKDTEIRLRPSYFPFTEPSAEMDVTCFLCNGKGCNVCKYSGWVEIMGCGMVDPAVLENCGIDCKKYSGYAFGMGIERITMLKYGVNDLRIFSENDVRFLRQFAGMGL, from the coding sequence ATGCAAAATAGTATAGAGAAGTATATTAATGAAGTTACAGCTTTTGTTGCCGCCAATACTAAGGAATTAGAAGAGTTTCGAATTCAGTACACCGGGAAGAAGGGTGTGCTAACAGATTTATTCGCAGGTTTAAAAAACATAGCTCCTGAAGACCGCAAAGCATATGGTCAACAATTGAACGCACTAAAAAATGCGATAGAAGAGCGCATAAATTATTTTAGAACTCAGTTTGAAAATGGTGAAAGCACCACAGCAACAGATGATATCACCTTGCCTGCAGAACCTAATACACTTGGTAGCCGCCATCCATTAAATTTAATGCGCGACCGGATTATCGAAATATTTTCGCGTATTGGTTTTAGTATTGCTACCGGTCCTGAGATAGATGATGACTGGCATAATTTTTCTGCGCTTAATTTTCCCGAAGAGCATCCGGCTCGTGATATGCAGGATACTTTTTTTATAAGCGAAGAAGAAAAGATTGCCTTGCGCACGCATACCTCATCGGTACAAGTGCGTGTGATGGAAACACAAGCGCCTCCAATCCGAGTGATTTCTCCAGGTCGGGTTTATCGCAACGAAGCTATAAGTGCGCGCGCTCATTGTTTCTTTCATCAGGTTGAGGGTTTGTATATTGATGAGCATGTTTCATTTGCCGACATGAAACAAACCTTGTTGTATTTTGCACAAGAGATGTTTGGTAAGGATACAGAAATTCGCTTGCGACCAAGTTATTTCCCTTTTACTGAGCCAAGTGCCGAAATGGATGTAACGTGTTTCCTTTGCAATGGCAAAGGCTGTAATGTTTGTAAATACAGTGGCTGGGTAGAAATAATGGGTTGTGGGATGGTGGATCCTGCAGTGCTTGAAAATTGTGGCATCGATTGTAAAAAATATTCCGGATATGCTTTTGGTATGGGTATTGAACGCATTACCATGCTAAAATATGGTGTTAATGATTTGCGCATTTTTTCAGAAAACGATGTTCGTTTTCTGCGGCAGTTTGCCGGAATGGGATTGTAG
- a CDS encoding T9SS type A sorting domain-containing protein, with protein MYAGEESAVAGLIELAPDGKIYWACAYNPPNTFFYPYPDSTHNYITDNLSVINYPDSSFCDFQPFSFYLGGKRTYYGLPNNPNYSLGRLVGSPCDTLQWVSTPETPNPLQGGLNAGFIVKPNPFLNSVTISIVDFNNENWELKIFDVMGKEVLQQKIVREQTEIEMSTLNSGMYYVMVYDGKNIFTRKIIKL; from the coding sequence TTGTATGCCGGAGAAGAAAGTGCCGTTGCAGGCTTAATAGAACTTGCTCCCGATGGCAAAATATATTGGGCTTGTGCATACAATCCTCCAAATACATTCTTTTATCCTTACCCTGATAGCACTCACAATTACATTACAGATAATTTAAGTGTTATCAATTATCCCGATAGTAGCTTCTGCGATTTTCAACCTTTCTCTTTTTACCTTGGTGGTAAGCGCACTTATTATGGTTTGCCCAATAATCCAAATTATAGTTTGGGGCGGTTGGTTGGGAGTCCTTGTGATACGTTGCAGTGGGTAAGCACGCCCGAAACCCCCAACCCCCTACAAGGGGGATTAAATGCAGGGTTTATCGTAAAACCAAATCCGTTTTTAAATTCTGTTACCATAAGCATTGTTGATTTTAACAATGAAAACTGGGAGTTGAAAATATTTGATGTGATGGGTAAGGAGGTTTTGCAACAAAAAATTGTGAGAGAACAAACAGAAATTGAAATGAGTACACTTAATTCAGGAATGTATTATGTAATGGTTTATGATGGAAAGAATATATTTACAAGAAAAATAATTAAGTTGTGA
- a CDS encoding T9SS type A sorting domain-containing protein: MASIGKFEDIKKLLANDEKQAAINKANSITSNNLIYQNLKSLALLFANNLIHSDSIPTDSVVLFTLNELADQDPTLGGEAVFIARAILRKDVFASGSNLKQVKPKVIKNSIAPLTITVYPNPTTGEFQLSCTQEYNNIEITNYLGKAILSIPITNYKLSETIKLNELPNGLYLIKLYSGRSEIAKTKIAIIK, translated from the coding sequence TTGGCAAGTATTGGCAAGTTTGAAGATATTAAAAAACTATTGGCTAACGATGAAAAGCAAGCTGCCATAAATAAAGCAAACAGTATAACATCCAACAATTTAATTTATCAAAATTTAAAGTCATTGGCTTTACTATTTGCAAATAATTTAATCCACAGCGATAGTATTCCAACAGATAGCGTAGTATTGTTCACACTTAACGAACTTGCAGACCAAGACCCAACTCTTGGTGGCGAAGCTGTTTTTATTGCAAGAGCAATATTGAGGAAAGATGTATTTGCAAGCGGAAGTAATTTAAAACAGGTTAAACCCAAGGTTATAAAAAATAGCATTGCGCCTTTAACTATAACTGTATACCCTAATCCAACAACTGGCGAATTTCAACTTTCCTGTACGCAGGAATACAATAATATTGAAATAACTAATTATCTTGGTAAAGCAATTTTAAGCATTCCTATTACAAACTATAAATTATCGGAAACAATAAAATTAAACGAACTGCCTAACGGCTTATATTTAATTAAACTTTATAGTGGAAGAAGTGAGATTGCCAAAACTAAAATTGCAATTATTAAGTAA
- a CDS encoding T9SS type A sorting domain-containing protein yields MISVFDFDRCGGWLSNEINIEYQNPNTNLIPWYWDCELSPNKRYLYVSQEFTDFDTTNYLLRFDLQAANIPASRDTLYAGERRATAGLIELAPDGKIYWACAYYPPGTFFYPYPDSTHNYITDNLSVINYPDSSNCDFQPFSFYLGGKRTYYGLPNNPNYGLGRLVGSPCDTLQWTNLTPNPSPLGEGKLHATYITAWEKLFINASGLKGKNVTVSVYDATGKQKYVAGKSPKGDLGVHSGYATVDVDCAGWSAGLYVVHLQTEVEQLSTKFFKE; encoded by the coding sequence TTGATAAGTGTATTTGACTTTGATAGGTGTGGTGGTTGGCTCTCAAATGAAATTAACATTGAGTATCAAAACCCTAACACTAACCTTATACCCTGGTACTGGGATTGCGAACTATCACCCAACAAACGTTACTTATATGTGAGTCAAGAATTTACCGATTTTGATACCACAAATTATTTGCTCCGGTTCGATTTGCAAGCTGCAAATATACCCGCAAGCCGAGATACCCTTTATGCAGGCGAACGCAGAGCAACGGCAGGTTTAATTGAACTTGCCCCCGATGGCAAAATTTATTGGGCATGTGCTTACTATCCTCCCGGTACATTTTTTTATCCTTACCCTGATAGCACCCACAATTACATAACAGATAATTTAAGTGTTATCAATTATCCCGATAGTAGCAATTGCGATTTTCAACCCTTCTCTTTTTACCTCGGTGGCAAGCGCACTTATTATGGTTTGCCTAATAATCCAAATTATGGGTTGGGGCGGTTGGTTGGGAGTCCTTGTGATACGTTGCAGTGGACAAACCTCACCCCTAACCCCTCTCCACTTGGAGAGGGGAAACTCCACGCCACATACATAACGGCTTGGGAGAAGTTGTTTATTAATGCAAGTGGGTTAAAAGGGAAGAATGTAACGGTGAGTGTATACGATGCTACCGGCAAACAAAAGTATGTAGCGGGCAAGTCCCCTAAAGGGGATTTAGGGGTGCATTCTGGTTACGCCACAGTAGATGTTGATTGTGCAGGTTGGAGTGCTGGTTTGTATGTTGTACATTTACAAACGGAAGTGGAGCAATTGAGTACTAAATTTTTTAAGGAATAA
- a CDS encoding T9SS type A sorting domain-containing protein: MKASLIKKAIEGGEAVYIARAMLHLDLEDYYLLGLRKADVTEIATNLNLVTIKVNPNPAKNEIEVSSNKSFNKIIIADIYGRTVSSTYAMENTLSRKMVISSIPNGVYIAQLYNLDLSIGNAKLIISK, encoded by the coding sequence TTGAAAGCATCGCTTATCAAAAAAGCAATTGAAGGCGGTGAGGCGGTTTACATAGCGCGTGCTATGTTGCATTTAGATTTGGAAGATTATTATTTGTTAGGATTGCGTAAGGCTGATGTGACAGAAATAGCAACAAATTTAAATTTAGTAACGATTAAAGTAAATCCAAACCCAGCTAAAAATGAGATTGAGGTTTCGAGTAATAAAAGCTTTAATAAAATAATTATTGCGGATATATATGGTAGGACAGTTTCTTCAACTTATGCAATGGAAAATACATTATCCCGCAAAATGGTGATAAGCTCAATTCCAAATGGTGTTTACATTGCACAGTTGTACAATTTAGATTTAAGTATTGGTAACGCAAAATTAATTATTTCCAAGTAA
- a CDS encoding T9SS type A sorting domain-containing protein has translation MQPPREFHLWGQWKYKFKPKRINRRNIYRNGNRPTTGCTATCSATINGITSNPTVTCAATDNTLCVGSNGTVSATSSGVTYLWSNGSTDATQSGLAAGTYSVTVTDQSTGCTATCSATVLDNITNPTVTCAATDNTLCVGSNGTVSATSSGVTYLWSNGSTDATQSGLVAGTYTVTVTDQSTGCTATCSATVLDNITNPTVTCAATDNTLCVGSNGTVSAAYSGVTYLWSNGSTDATQSGLVSGTYTVTVFDQSTGCTATCSATVLDNIIVPSVVCSAINNTDCSQPNGSVSATATNVSYMWNNGSTNSSISGIFAGTYTVTVTDLTTGCTASCSATVINNGTNIPATPAAISGPIVVCRNSTQTYVIALVPGANTYTWTVPTGATVTIGQGTNTATVFFSNTSISGNVTVVASNLCGSSAPRNLFVTVVPNVPAMPTITGLQRGVCGRKNIVYTCSTVAGATSYTWTVPTGATLASGQGTTSIVVHFGNTFTGSGFITVKANNVCGSSNTRSYLVHGKLSPTIIGANFTCKFQTGVVYSCTPVIGATSYTWTVVPGSTIVSGQGTTSIVVNWGAINGVIKVKANSVSVCSESVNSTHPVSFTCRAGNEGLSAIDVYPNPANDVLNVEYDSYLGGVASIQLFNLLGEELMMQQHLSNEGLNKVTFSIDKLPVGCYILKVNSMGYTQVVKVIKN, from the coding sequence GTGCAACCGCCACGGGAGTTTCATTTATGGGGACAATGGAAATACAAATTCAAACCAAAGCGGATTAATAGGCGGAACATATACCGTAACGGTAACCGACCTACAACAGGATGTACAGCAACTTGTTCTGCAACAATAAATGGCATTACAAGCAACCCAACGGTAACTTGTGCAGCTACTGACAATACACTATGTGTTGGATCTAATGGAACTGTAAGTGCAACATCTAGTGGCGTAACTTATTTATGGAGTAATGGATCGACTGATGCTACCCAAAGCGGATTAGCAGCCGGAACATATAGCGTAACAGTAACCGACCAGTCAACCGGATGCACAGCTACTTGTTCGGCAACGGTGCTTGATAACATTACTAATCCAACGGTAACTTGTGCAGCCACTGACAATACGCTATGTGTTGGATCTAATGGTACTGTAAGTGCAACATCTAGTGGCGTAACTTATTTATGGAGTAATGGATCGACTGATGCTACCCAAAGCGGATTAGTAGCCGGAACATATACTGTAACAGTAACCGACCAGTCAACAGGATGCACAGCTACTTGTTCGGCAACGGTGCTTGATAACATTACTAATCCAACGGTAACTTGTGCAGCCACTGACAATACGCTATGTGTTGGATCTAATGGAACTGTAAGTGCAGCATATAGTGGCGTAACTTATTTATGGAGTAATGGATCTACAGATGCTACCCAAAGCGGATTAGTATCCGGAACATATACCGTAACGGTATTTGACCAGTCAACCGGATGTACGGCAACTTGCTCAGCAACGGTGTTAGATAATATAATAGTGCCATCCGTAGTTTGCTCTGCCATTAATAATACAGATTGCAGCCAACCAAATGGTAGTGTAAGCGCCACTGCCACTAATGTTTCATATATGTGGAATAATGGAAGTACAAATTCCTCGATAAGTGGAATATTTGCAGGAACATATACGGTGACTGTAACAGATTTGACAACAGGCTGTACCGCCTCCTGTTCGGCAACAGTAATAAATAATGGAACCAACATTCCTGCTACGCCAGCAGCTATTTCCGGACCTATAGTAGTATGCCGAAATTCTACCCAGACGTATGTAATTGCATTAGTACCCGGAGCAAATACGTATACATGGACAGTACCTACAGGTGCCACTGTTACTATTGGTCAGGGAACCAATACAGCAACGGTATTTTTTAGCAACACTTCAATATCGGGCAATGTAACGGTGGTGGCATCCAATTTATGTGGAAGTAGCGCCCCTAGAAATTTGTTCGTAACGGTTGTGCCTAATGTACCTGCAATGCCAACAATTACTGGTTTGCAGCGTGGTGTATGCGGCCGCAAGAATATTGTTTATACCTGCTCTACGGTTGCCGGTGCCACATCGTATACATGGACGGTGCCAACAGGAGCTACCTTAGCAAGCGGTCAGGGAACAACAAGTATCGTAGTGCACTTTGGTAATACATTTACCGGAAGCGGATTTATAACAGTAAAAGCAAATAATGTATGCGGCAGTAGCAATACTCGTTCATACCTTGTGCATGGAAAGCTTTCTCCAACAATTATCGGAGCTAATTTTACGTGCAAGTTTCAAACCGGTGTGGTTTATTCTTGTACCCCTGTTATCGGAGCAACCAGCTATACATGGACGGTGGTTCCCGGAAGTACCATAGTAAGCGGACAAGGAACCACATCTATCGTAGTAAATTGGGGAGCTATTAATGGAGTTATCAAGGTAAAAGCCAATTCGGTTTCGGTATGTTCAGAAAGCGTAAATTCAACACACCCTGTATCGTTCACTTGTCGCGCAGGAAACGAAGGACTGTCAGCTATAGACGTTTATCCTAATCCGGCTAATGATGTATTAAATGTTGAATACGATAGTTACCTGGGAGGGGTTGCTTCCATACAGTTATTCAATTTGCTTGGCGAAGAATTAATGATGCAACAGCACCTTAGCAATGAGGGGTTGAATAAAGTAACCTTCTCGATTGATAAACTGCCGGTGGGTTGTTATATATTAAAAGTTAACAGTATGGGATATACTCAAGTGGTTAAGGTAATTAAGAACTAA